The following coding sequences lie in one Atribacteraceae bacterium genomic window:
- a CDS encoding FMN-binding protein has protein sequence MGKKGIIVIIITALITLMTLLGVFGLNLFEQPPPTVVEPEPPHRAYLRDFLAGTGLTFEPVVRNGFAYYKLHSADEQLAGFIFLGTEEGWVGPIDLFVQTDIAGLIQRVHVWQHTETPLYVMEMDSFLATFAGYKIEEDLIWQEDVHGITGATLTAEAIIAAVNETGRAAYQKGLFTQRAR, from the coding sequence ATGGGTAAGAAAGGTATAATCGTCATTATTATAACAGCCTTGATAACCCTGATGACTTTGCTTGGCGTATTTGGGCTTAACCTCTTTGAACAACCCCCGCCCACTGTCGTTGAACCAGAACCACCCCACCGGGCCTATCTCAGAGATTTCCTGGCCGGCACCGGACTAACCTTTGAACCTGTGGTCAGGAACGGTTTTGCCTATTATAAATTGCACTCCGCTGACGAGCAGTTGGCCGGATTTATCTTCCTGGGGACTGAAGAGGGGTGGGTCGGACCGATTGACCTGTTCGTTCAGACGGATATAGCCGGATTAATTCAGCGCGTCCACGTATGGCAACATACCGAAACCCCCCTTTATGTAATGGAGATGGACTCCTTCCTCGCCACATTTGCTGGTTATAAGATAGAAGAGGATCTTATCTGGCAAGAGGATGTGCATGGTATCACCGGAGCGACGCTGACCGCCGAGGCAATCATCGCCGCGGTAAATGAAACTGGCAGAGCGGCTTACCAAAAAGGATTAT